Genomic window (Streptosporangium brasiliense):
GGCTGAGGCGCCGCACGACCGGCCCGGCGCCCGGCGCCCGGCAGGCCGCGCCGGACGCGCGGCTCCAGCCGACGCGGCCGAACGCTCCAGCCGGCATGGCCGAACGCTCTAGCCGGCGTGGCCGAGCGGCGGGAACGCCTCGCGCGCCTCCAGCAGCTCCTCCCAGTGCTCCTGCGCCCAGTCGCACATCACGGCCATCGGCCCAAGGATGCTGCGGCCGAGCGGGGTCAGCCCGTATTCGACCCGCCGCACGGGCTCGTCATGGGTCGTGCGGGTGATGAGGCCATCCCGTTCGAGCGCCCGGAGCGACTGCGTGAGCACCTTCGCGGTGATGCCACGCAGGGGGACCCGGAGCTCCGAGAAGCGCCGCGGCCCGTGTTCGAGGCAGCGGATGATCATCCCTGCCCATTTG
Coding sequences:
- a CDS encoding winged helix-turn-helix transcriptional regulator — encoded protein: MRQPLDPDMFDELCPSALSPFRVGDKWAGMIIRCLEHGPRRFSELRVPLRGITAKVLTQSLRALERDGLITRTTHDEPVRRVEYGLTPLGRSILGPMAVMCDWAQEHWEELLEAREAFPPLGHAG